The Fulvivirga ligni genome window below encodes:
- a CDS encoding NRAMP family divalent metal transporter, translated as MKYKARLIQILFWSVISAAFIGPGTLATASAAGASYGVQLVWALIFSTLACIVLQEMAARITIVSGKHITQILAGRKIMAVIGVSVIIGCAAYEAGNILGALSGLKQLIPMADLLGVIILGILCLLILALGNVQQVTKSLGTMVAVMGVLVCLVALQLDFSHWEIQEIMPSIPSDSEWIVIGLIGTTIVPYNLFLGSGISNGHDLKGMRFGLVISVLFGGIISIAILLVGTEMSGTVSFVKLTEVVGNHLGAWAGAAMAIGLLVAGFTSSVTAPLAAGLIAKDIFKHQKAYSYGWLSVLAVGLIFGVLNIKPIPIIILAQGLNGTVLPLVAVFLVIQANNATLLKGQVNPWWLNVMAFIIIDLVMIIGLSNILGALGKISDFTLENNLNKLLILQLLSLPVLVYTIFKVNKVRTIR; from the coding sequence TTGAAATATAAAGCCCGACTTATACAAATTCTTTTCTGGTCAGTTATTTCGGCTGCATTCATTGGGCCTGGCACTTTAGCCACAGCTTCCGCAGCCGGAGCTTCTTATGGAGTGCAATTAGTTTGGGCTCTGATTTTTTCAACATTGGCATGTATTGTTCTACAAGAAATGGCCGCTCGAATTACCATTGTCAGCGGTAAGCATATTACCCAAATACTTGCCGGAAGAAAAATCATGGCTGTAATCGGCGTCTCTGTGATTATAGGTTGTGCGGCTTATGAGGCTGGCAATATACTTGGAGCTTTATCAGGTCTGAAACAATTGATTCCAATGGCTGATTTATTAGGCGTAATTATACTTGGTATACTTTGCTTATTGATTTTAGCGCTTGGAAATGTTCAGCAAGTCACTAAGTCATTAGGCACTATGGTGGCCGTCATGGGCGTTCTCGTATGTTTGGTGGCTTTGCAGCTTGATTTTAGTCATTGGGAAATTCAAGAAATAATGCCTTCAATCCCGTCAGATAGTGAGTGGATAGTGATAGGGCTTATAGGAACCACCATTGTTCCCTACAATTTATTTCTTGGTTCTGGGATCAGTAACGGCCATGATTTGAAAGGGATGAGGTTTGGGTTAGTAATCTCTGTGCTTTTCGGAGGAATTATTTCTATAGCTATCCTCTTGGTGGGAACAGAAATGTCAGGGACGGTATCTTTTGTTAAGCTCACCGAGGTGGTAGGAAATCACCTGGGAGCCTGGGCTGGAGCGGCTATGGCTATAGGTTTATTGGTGGCAGGTTTTACCTCTTCAGTAACGGCACCACTGGCTGCCGGATTAATAGCTAAAGATATTTTTAAGCATCAAAAGGCCTATAGTTATGGCTGGTTATCAGTGCTGGCAGTAGGGCTCATATTTGGTGTGTTAAATATTAAACCTATTCCAATCATTATTCTGGCTCAAGGCCTAAATGGCACTGTTTTGCCCTTAGTGGCGGTCTTTCTGGTTATTCAGGCCAACAATGCTACCTTGTTAAAAGGACAAGTTAACCCATGGTGGCTGAATGTAATGGCCTTCATTATAATAGACCTTGTAATGATTATTGGCCTCAGCAATATTTTGGGAGCATTGGGTAAAATATCTGACTTCACACTTGAGAATAATCTTAACAAGCTGTTGATACTTCAGCTTTTATCATTGCCGGTTTTAGTTTATACTATATTCAAAGTGAATAAAGTCAGAACTATTCGATAG